A stretch of Desulfobaculum bizertense DSM 18034 DNA encodes these proteins:
- a CDS encoding M23 family metallopeptidase: MSLDQRQRRLYLLSFCALCMLAAASFIPSGIAQAGVAGAASKTSTAKQSERLLFEREIKPGDSLSTMLSNVLAPPEVHKVSQACRGVFRLNKLSIGQPYRVWMEKGRFSRLEYSLDDWEQLRIDCTGGKYTAKIEALPLEVEVLRMSGTVEQRQGYTQAVRAAGGNRELMLRLADIFAFKFNAWRDLKKGDSFVALVEHKKRRGKTVGYGRIFSASFTKAGKEYEAYWYRSDDGRASYYNGAGENLQPYLRAPLPMYVVSSGYNARRLHPVTGRRQPHYAIDYAAPSGTPIYAAADGRVNKVQQDRLAGRYIRIQHDAKYETMYMHMSGFAKGLKAGDNVVQGQIIGYVGSSGRATGPHLDFRLRRYGRLINPRMNHDLASAGELSKWQQSAMRRRIASYRVRMRSPQMAATALPRGWDKTELF, encoded by the coding sequence ATGTCATTGGATCAACGACAAAGAAGACTATACCTGCTCTCTTTTTGTGCTCTGTGCATGCTTGCTGCGGCGAGCTTTATTCCTTCTGGAATTGCGCAGGCAGGAGTTGCGGGGGCAGCGAGCAAGACATCAACGGCAAAGCAGTCAGAGCGGCTGCTTTTTGAGCGAGAGATAAAGCCGGGGGATAGCCTGAGCACGATGCTGTCGAACGTGCTTGCACCACCGGAAGTGCATAAAGTTTCACAGGCTTGTCGCGGAGTTTTCCGTTTGAACAAGCTGAGTATAGGACAGCCCTACCGAGTCTGGATGGAGAAGGGCCGTTTTTCACGGCTGGAATACTCGCTGGACGACTGGGAACAGCTCCGCATTGACTGCACGGGCGGAAAATATACGGCAAAGATAGAGGCGCTTCCGCTGGAAGTGGAGGTGCTTCGTATGAGCGGGACCGTAGAGCAGCGTCAGGGGTATACACAGGCAGTGCGAGCTGCTGGTGGTAACCGCGAGCTGATGCTGCGACTGGCTGATATTTTCGCATTCAAGTTTAATGCGTGGCGTGATCTGAAAAAGGGCGACAGCTTTGTTGCGCTTGTTGAGCATAAAAAGCGCCGGGGCAAGACCGTTGGATACGGTCGGATCTTTAGCGCGAGTTTCACAAAGGCGGGCAAGGAATACGAGGCGTACTGGTACCGTTCTGATGATGGGCGTGCGTCCTATTACAATGGTGCCGGGGAAAATCTCCAACCGTATTTGCGGGCACCGCTCCCGATGTACGTTGTGTCGTCTGGCTATAATGCCCGACGCCTGCACCCGGTCACAGGACGCCGACAGCCGCACTATGCGATTGACTACGCTGCTCCGAGTGGGACGCCGATCTACGCGGCGGCGGATGGCAGAGTGAACAAAGTGCAGCAGGACAGGCTGGCCGGGCGCTACATCCGAATCCAGCACGACGCCAAGTACGAAACCATGTACATGCACATGTCTGGCTTTGCCAAAGGGCTAAAGGCTGGCGATAATGTCGTGCAGGGGCAGATTATTGGGTACGTTGGCAGTTCGGGGCGAGCAACTGGACCGCACCTTGATTTTCGGCTGCGGCGCTATGGTCGGCTGATCAATCCGCGTATGAATCATGATCTTGCTTCTGCTGGTGAACTGAGTAAATGGCAGCAGTCAGCGATGCGGCGGCGCATTGCAAGCTACCGTGTTCGTATGCGATCCCCGCAGATGGCCGCAACAGCGCTTCCAAGGGGCTGGGACAAAACAGAATTGTTTTGA
- a CDS encoding GAK system XXXCH domain-containing protein, with amino-acid sequence MKQHEFEQRKNLSKKEKEEILKLVEKIFGPECSENIPEEGKFKLSVKMYDGELTGKFKIKLGKKGEKGSHENHEKEKEEEKEKGGKGREEKNDVIEAQEGEGEKKETPKKKTGKTKGGKEASKKSAEKYDDLKKRMNMTWKHITQHTSRGELPDESDVVEFMQDADHMVEYPDKGDELYEEFSKDIEMLRKAWAKRDTEEFIKAVEMINSCKKEAHKRFA; translated from the coding sequence ATGAAGCAGCATGAATTTGAACAGCGAAAGAATCTTTCTAAAAAAGAGAAAGAGGAAATACTGAAACTTGTTGAAAAAATTTTTGGTCCAGAATGCAGCGAGAATATTCCTGAGGAGGGGAAGTTCAAACTGTCGGTAAAAATGTACGACGGAGAACTCACGGGCAAATTCAAAATCAAGCTGGGAAAAAAGGGAGAAAAAGGGAGCCACGAGAATCACGAGAAAGAAAAAGAAGAGGAGAAAGAAAAAGGCGGGAAAGGGCGTGAGGAAAAAAACGATGTGATTGAAGCACAAGAGGGGGAGGGAGAGAAAAAGGAGACGCCGAAAAAAAAGACAGGGAAAACGAAGGGGGGGAAAGAAGCGTCAAAAAAGAGCGCAGAAAAGTATGACGATTTGAAAAAACGGATGAATATGACGTGGAAACACATCACCCAACATACGTCACGCGGCGAGCTGCCGGATGAAAGCGACGTAGTGGAGTTCATGCAGGACGCCGATCATATGGTTGAATACCCTGACAAGGGTGACGAGCTGTACGAAGAATTTAGCAAAGACATAGAGATGCTGCGAAAGGCGTGGGCCAAGCGGGACACCGAAGAGTTCATTAAGGCGGTGGAGATGATCAATTCGTGCAAGAAGGAAGCGCATAAACGCTTTGCATAG
- a CDS encoding cell division protein FtsX has protein sequence MRNFFRLSNRGIFDLFQTPVSTLMTFAAITLTAFLAGMLLLLVSNLDRQLISIKGDFAYQVYWEADASMAEVKAQWKDMEDYSSLSSMKVFTPEQAMNELAKSLRNVDGIRSLRGSSTLPPTALLYFSPAPAEAEQFSRSMLAKLQALPGVASVHYDALQLELVHSWAKLSKTLFWPLLIMLLAATALLQGNTMKLSMLTRQEEIEILSLVGASDMYIRWPLAAGSAFLALCASFFALGLIQLATMLIAQALSAPPFQLTIHPLSLGLSLSLVAVITTVGILCGWFSFKPGK, from the coding sequence ATGCGTAACTTTTTCCGTCTCTCAAACCGAGGCATCTTTGACCTTTTTCAGACCCCGGTCTCCACGCTGATGACTTTTGCCGCCATCACGCTCACGGCTTTTCTCGCCGGAATGCTTTTGCTCCTCGTCTCCAATCTCGACAGGCAGCTTATTAGCATCAAAGGTGACTTTGCCTATCAGGTCTACTGGGAAGCAGACGCCAGCATGGCAGAGGTCAAAGCTCAGTGGAAGGACATGGAAGACTATTCTTCCCTCAGTTCCATGAAAGTTTTTACCCCAGAGCAGGCCATGAACGAGCTTGCAAAATCACTCCGCAATGTTGACGGGATTCGCTCCCTGCGCGGCAGCTCCACGCTTCCGCCAACTGCCCTTTTATATTTTTCTCCCGCACCAGCAGAAGCAGAGCAGTTTTCCCGCTCCATGCTCGCCAAGCTTCAGGCTCTCCCCGGCGTCGCCTCTGTACATTATGACGCCCTACAGCTCGAACTTGTCCACTCCTGGGCCAAGCTCTCCAAAACACTCTTTTGGCCGCTTCTCATTATGCTCCTTGCCGCTACAGCCCTCCTCCAGGGCAACACCATGAAGCTCTCCATGCTCACCCGGCAGGAAGAAATCGAAATTCTCTCTCTCGTCGGAGCCTCAGACATGTACATCCGTTGGCCGCTCGCCGCAGGAAGTGCCTTCCTCGCTCTCTGCGCCAGCTTTTTCGCCCTCGGACTTATTCAGCTCGCAACAATGCTCATTGCTCAGGCCCTCAGCGCTCCGCCCTTTCAACTCACAATTCACCCCCTCTCACTCGGCCTCTCCCTCTCACTCGTCGCCGTTATTACCACCGTCGGCATCTTATGCGGGTGGTTTAGCTTTAAACCCGGCAAGTAA
- the ftsE gene encoding cell division ATP-binding protein FtsE produces the protein MDNDGATVNARRLSYNFGTHWALKDISFHLPKGSFTFLTGPSGAGKTTLLRLLHGSLPVDRGSVNVAGYELKGIRRRHVAQLRRHVSVVFQDFKILPQRSVAENVALPLEVRGLPKRAINRRINAVLRGLDLASKVHCRCEELSGGEQQRVAIARAIVVNPKLLLADEPTGNLDIDLALRLMNVFRQFNAYGTTILLATHNRDIIQSVPHANRITLDDGHIVDQTVAEGAEHA, from the coding sequence ATGGACAATGACGGCGCAACGGTGAATGCCCGACGGCTTTCCTACAACTTTGGAACGCACTGGGCACTCAAGGACATCAGCTTTCACCTTCCCAAAGGCTCTTTCACGTTTTTGACCGGTCCCTCCGGCGCAGGAAAAACAACCCTCCTGCGTTTGCTCCACGGTTCTCTGCCCGTTGATCGCGGTTCCGTGAATGTTGCTGGCTATGAACTCAAGGGCATTCGCCGCAGGCACGTTGCCCAGCTCCGGCGTCACGTCAGCGTCGTGTTTCAGGATTTCAAAATCCTGCCGCAGCGCTCCGTTGCCGAGAATGTCGCCCTGCCCCTCGAAGTGCGCGGTCTCCCAAAACGAGCCATCAACCGCAGGATCAATGCGGTGTTGCGCGGTCTCGACCTTGCCAGCAAAGTGCATTGCCGCTGCGAAGAACTTTCCGGCGGCGAGCAGCAGCGCGTTGCCATTGCCCGCGCCATTGTCGTGAACCCCAAGCTCCTCCTTGCCGACGAACCAACAGGAAACCTCGACATTGATCTCGCCCTTCGACTTATGAATGTCTTTCGGCAGTTCAACGCCTACGGCACCACGATTTTGCTCGCGACTCACAACCGCGACATCATTCAGTCCGTCCCCCACGCCAACCGCATCACATTAGACGACGGCCACATTGTCGACCAGACTGTCGCCGAAGGGGCTGAGCATGCGTAA
- the aroE gene encoding shikimate dehydrogenase translates to MSIHAGEETPRYGIIGWPLGHSLSPTLHNWALRQFDLPGEYTAYPLPPEDMDLFMAHMRETRMAGLSVTIPHKQTIKPFLNQFDDGALAVGAVNTVYWKKDQLIGENTDIFGFCAPLRKMPIRISSALVFGAGGAARAVVAGLLQLGVPDIIITNRNPDKAMELANEFHVSAADWDERHRIQAELLVNTTPLGMLGKFQELSPLPENMPLSSSQIAYDIVYNPLETVFLAQAKAKGCRTVDGLEMFLHQGVEQFRLWTGQMFDISAARTLLLNALQQA, encoded by the coding sequence ATGAGCATTCATGCAGGGGAAGAGACCCCACGTTACGGAATTATTGGCTGGCCCCTTGGCCACAGCCTTAGCCCAACCCTTCACAACTGGGCGCTGCGGCAGTTTGACCTGCCCGGAGAATACACGGCTTACCCCCTGCCGCCAGAGGATATGGACCTTTTTATGGCCCACATGCGCGAAACCCGCATGGCCGGGCTGTCCGTGACCATCCCCCACAAGCAGACCATCAAGCCTTTTCTAAATCAGTTTGACGATGGCGCGCTTGCCGTCGGGGCCGTGAATACGGTCTACTGGAAAAAAGATCAGCTCATTGGTGAGAATACAGATATTTTTGGTTTTTGCGCTCCACTTCGCAAAATGCCCATCCGCATCAGCTCTGCCCTTGTTTTTGGTGCCGGTGGTGCAGCACGCGCCGTAGTTGCCGGACTGCTCCAGCTCGGCGTCCCCGACATCATTATCACCAACCGCAACCCAGACAAGGCAATGGAACTTGCCAACGAATTTCACGTCTCTGCGGCAGACTGGGACGAGCGTCATCGTATTCAGGCCGAACTTTTGGTTAACACCACCCCGCTCGGAATGCTTGGCAAATTTCAGGAGCTTTCGCCGCTTCCAGAAAATATGCCCCTCTCTTCCAGCCAAATCGCATACGATATTGTGTATAATCCTCTCGAAACAGTCTTTCTCGCGCAGGCGAAGGCCAAAGGATGCCGCACTGTCGACGGACTGGAAATGTTTCTGCATCAGGGCGTCGAACAGTTCCGCCTCTGGACCGGACAGATGTTTGACATCAGCGCAGCCCGGACCCTTTTGCTCAACGCCTTGCAGCAGGCATAG
- a CDS encoding DEAD/DEAH box helicase, whose translation MADIAEYIEALKNSEQLGGLVVHHEILKGREAETASCRRPWPVSVERLLDFRGITSLYTHQARAMDLLRSGQNVVVSTPTASGKTLIYNLPVIEHVLSDPDAHALYLFPLKALAQDQLRSFQELVAPWGGDNRPEAQIYDGDTTQWFRKKIRENPPHVLMSNPEMLHLSMLPYHERWAAFWAGLTHVVLDEVHTYRGVLGSHMAQVLRRLRRVCARYGSNPTFAFLSATVGNPQELTHQLTGLDVKAVTEAGSPQGQRHFLFVNPAMTMTESPSKTAIMLLKAALARKMRTIVYCQSRRMTELLSMWVSEHAGEYRDRISAYRAGFLPEERREIEARMSSGELLAVVSTSALELGIDIGNLDLCILVGYPGTIMSTLQRGGRVGRAQQESAVVLVAGEDQLDQYFMKHPTDFFTRPAEKAVLDPYNPVILQRHLICAAAELPLRTGEPWLREPAVAEQVKALEFSGQLLESADGRDIYASRKRPHRDVSLRGSSRTFEILTGADSLLKKDAKPHSIGSIDEHRAYTETYPGAVYLHRGKTYLIETLNLEQGFVHARPAKLNYYTRVRSEKSTEILSISGVRAAHGCRVFQGRLRVTQEVKGFEKRRIRGGKLMTVVPLDLPPLTFETDGLWIEFPREIQRRAEDEFLHFMGGIHAIEHAAIGILPLIVMTDRNDLGGISIPFHEQVGAAAVFIYDGIPGGVGLARQAFQHAPELIDSTLSVIEGCDCELGCPSCVHSPKCGSGNRPIDKFAAISLLRAISSAPEPESGALSLSAAQEALGQHHESVHHEQPSQPEEQSMSDASRPARFAVLDLETRRSADEVGGWHRADCMGISCVCVYYSDRDETLSYSQDEVEALVEDLQRSSLIIGFNIKRFDYKVLTGHSAFDFSSLNTLDILEHVHRTLGYRLSLDHLAQATLGAAKSANGLLALKWWKEGRITEIIDYCKQDVAVTRDLYLYGLQHKHLLFTNKAKQAVRLPVNWDKLPG comes from the coding sequence ATGGCAGACATTGCGGAATACATAGAGGCGCTAAAAAATTCTGAGCAGCTTGGTGGGCTGGTGGTCCATCATGAAATTCTGAAAGGCCGGGAAGCCGAAACTGCATCCTGCCGCAGGCCGTGGCCTGTGAGTGTTGAGCGGCTTCTGGATTTCCGGGGCATTACATCGCTCTATACGCATCAGGCGCGGGCAATGGACCTGCTGCGCAGTGGCCAGAATGTTGTGGTCTCGACACCGACCGCAAGCGGCAAGACCCTGATTTATAATCTGCCAGTGATTGAGCACGTGCTGTCTGACCCTGATGCGCATGCGCTTTATCTTTTTCCACTCAAGGCGCTGGCGCAGGACCAGCTGCGAAGTTTTCAGGAGCTGGTTGCCCCGTGGGGCGGCGACAACAGGCCAGAAGCACAAATTTATGATGGTGACACCACGCAGTGGTTCCGAAAAAAAATTCGTGAGAACCCGCCGCACGTGCTTATGAGCAACCCCGAAATGCTGCACCTTTCCATGCTGCCTTACCATGAGCGCTGGGCAGCCTTCTGGGCCGGGCTGACGCACGTGGTGCTGGACGAAGTGCACACCTACCGCGGTGTGCTTGGCTCGCACATGGCGCAGGTCCTGAGGCGTTTGCGGCGTGTCTGTGCCCGCTATGGCTCCAATCCGACTTTTGCCTTTCTTTCTGCAACCGTGGGGAATCCGCAGGAGCTGACGCATCAGCTTACTGGTCTTGATGTCAAAGCCGTTACCGAAGCAGGCTCTCCGCAGGGGCAGCGGCATTTTCTTTTTGTGAACCCGGCCATGACCATGACCGAGAGTCCTTCCAAGACTGCGATCATGTTACTCAAGGCTGCGCTAGCCCGGAAGATGCGTACGATTGTGTACTGCCAGTCCCGCCGGATGACTGAACTTTTGTCCATGTGGGTTTCTGAGCACGCGGGCGAGTATCGGGACCGAATCAGTGCCTACCGCGCGGGCTTTCTCCCGGAGGAGCGGCGCGAGATTGAGGCCCGGATGTCTTCTGGTGAGCTGTTGGCGGTTGTCAGCACCAGTGCTCTCGAACTCGGCATCGACATTGGCAATCTTGATCTCTGCATTCTTGTTGGCTACCCCGGCACCATCATGAGCACTCTTCAGCGTGGCGGGCGCGTTGGGCGTGCGCAGCAGGAATCTGCCGTGGTGCTTGTGGCTGGAGAGGATCAGCTCGATCAGTATTTTATGAAGCACCCCACGGACTTTTTTACCCGGCCAGCCGAGAAAGCTGTTTTGGACCCGTACAACCCGGTTATTCTCCAGCGGCATCTCATATGTGCAGCCGCCGAGTTGCCTCTCCGTACTGGTGAGCCGTGGCTACGCGAGCCTGCCGTGGCCGAGCAGGTCAAGGCGCTTGAATTTTCTGGGCAGCTTCTCGAATCTGCGGACGGTCGCGATATTTATGCCTCGCGCAAGCGGCCGCACCGGGATGTGAGTCTTCGCGGTTCCAGTCGGACGTTTGAGATTCTCACCGGAGCGGATTCGCTCCTCAAGAAGGATGCAAAGCCCCATTCCATTGGCAGCATAGACGAGCATCGGGCCTACACCGAAACCTATCCCGGTGCGGTCTATTTACATCGCGGCAAGACGTATCTCATTGAGACTCTGAATCTTGAGCAGGGTTTTGTGCACGCCCGTCCAGCAAAGCTTAATTATTACACGCGGGTTCGCAGTGAGAAGAGCACTGAGATTTTGAGCATATCCGGTGTTCGTGCGGCGCACGGTTGTCGTGTATTTCAGGGCCGTTTGCGTGTGACGCAGGAGGTCAAGGGCTTTGAGAAGCGTCGCATTAGAGGCGGGAAGCTTATGACGGTGGTTCCGCTTGATCTGCCGCCGCTCACTTTTGAAACCGATGGCCTCTGGATTGAATTCCCCCGCGAGATTCAGCGGCGGGCAGAAGATGAGTTTCTTCATTTTATGGGTGGCATTCACGCCATTGAGCATGCCGCGATTGGAATCCTCCCCCTCATTGTCATGACAGACCGAAATGATCTTGGTGGGATTTCTATCCCCTTTCATGAGCAGGTTGGTGCCGCCGCCGTCTTCATATATGATGGTATTCCCGGTGGCGTCGGGCTTGCGCGGCAGGCATTTCAGCATGCCCCCGAGCTTATCGACAGCACGCTTTCCGTCATTGAAGGCTGCGACTGTGAGCTTGGCTGTCCCTCTTGTGTCCACTCTCCCAAGTGCGGCTCTGGTAATCGGCCTATCGACAAGTTTGCGGCCATATCTCTTCTTCGTGCGATTTCCTCCGCTCCAGAGCCAGAGTCTGGCGCGCTTTCTCTTTCCGCAGCTCAGGAAGCCCTTGGGCAGCATCACGAGTCTGTTCATCATGAGCAACCCTCTCAACCTGAGGAGCAAAGTATGAGTGACGCATCCCGTCCCGCCCGTTTTGCGGTTCTTGACCTTGAGACTCGGCGCAGTGCCGACGAAGTCGGTGGGTGGCATCGGGCAGACTGCATGGGGATTTCCTGCGTCTGTGTGTATTATTCTGATCGCGATGAGACCCTTTCCTATTCCCAAGATGAAGTGGAGGCTCTTGTCGAAGATCTTCAGCGCTCTTCCCTTATCATAGGTTTCAACATCAAGCGTTTTGACTACAAGGTCTTAACTGGGCACTCGGCCTTTGACTTTTCTTCCCTTAACACGCTCGACATTCTTGAGCACGTACATCGCACTCTCGGCTATCGGCTTTCCCTCGACCATCTCGCGCAAGCAACTCTCGGTGCCGCCAAGTCCGCCAACGGACTCCTCGCCCTCAAGTGGTGGAAGGAAGGGCGCATCACTGAAATTATCGACTACTGCAAGCAGGACGTCGCCGTTACTCGCGATCTCTATCTCTACGGACTCCAGCACAAGCATCTCCTCTTTACCAACAAAGCCAAGCAGGCCGTTCGCCTCCCTGTAAATTGGGATAAACTGCCAGGCTAA
- the fliQ gene encoding flagellar biosynthesis protein FliQ translates to MTPEFVIGFARQAIELTLLISMPMLSIGLVVGLAISILQAATQIQEMTLTFIPKIIAIFLALLIAFPWILDKLTGYTSNLFLSLPQYIR, encoded by the coding sequence ATGACTCCAGAATTCGTTATCGGCTTCGCCAGACAGGCTATCGAACTTACCCTGCTCATCTCTATGCCCATGCTGAGCATCGGCCTCGTCGTCGGCCTCGCTATCAGTATCCTCCAGGCCGCCACACAGATTCAGGAAATGACGCTCACCTTTATCCCTAAGATTATCGCCATCTTCCTCGCTCTCCTTATCGCCTTCCCCTGGATCCTCGACAAACTCACCGGTTACACCTCAAACCTCTTCCTCTCCCTCCCTCAATATATTCGCTAG
- the fliP gene encoding flagellar type III secretion system pore protein FliP (The bacterial flagellar biogenesis protein FliP forms a type III secretion system (T3SS)-type pore required for flagellar assembly.), producing the protein MMTPSKTFLKLWKTPKNLWIPSLLVLAAALVLPSLAAAEPTLPSLSLQLAAGQTEPEKVSVLLEILFLLTVLSLAPAIVITMTSFTRIIIVFSFLRQAMGTQQMPPNQVLASLAIFMTIVIMMPVGTAINDNALQPYLREEISFDEAVSKAEVPVREFLFHHTREKDLSVFYAVTGKDAPQSKIDVPTPMLIAAFVISELKTGFTIGFLIYIPFLIVDMVVASILLAMGMMMLPPVMISLPFKLLLFVMVDGWNLLTGSLVNSFFY; encoded by the coding sequence ATGATGACACCCTCGAAGACTTTTCTGAAACTTTGGAAAACGCCAAAAAATCTTTGGATTCCTAGTCTCCTCGTTTTGGCGGCAGCCCTTGTACTGCCTAGCCTCGCAGCCGCAGAACCAACTCTGCCATCCCTCTCGCTCCAGCTCGCAGCAGGCCAGACAGAACCTGAAAAAGTCTCCGTCCTGCTCGAAATCCTTTTCCTGCTCACCGTCCTCTCACTCGCGCCAGCTATCGTCATTACCATGACGTCGTTCACGCGCATTATTATCGTCTTCTCCTTTCTCCGGCAGGCTATGGGAACTCAGCAGATGCCCCCAAACCAGGTGCTCGCCAGCCTCGCTATCTTTATGACTATCGTCATCATGATGCCCGTCGGCACTGCTATTAACGACAATGCCCTTCAGCCCTACCTGAGAGAAGAAATAAGCTTCGACGAGGCCGTCTCAAAAGCAGAAGTCCCCGTCCGGGAATTCCTCTTTCATCACACCCGTGAGAAAGACCTCTCCGTCTTTTATGCCGTTACCGGAAAAGACGCCCCGCAATCAAAAATCGACGTTCCCACTCCAATGCTCATCGCCGCGTTCGTCATTAGCGAACTGAAAACCGGCTTTACCATCGGATTCCTTATCTACATCCCATTCCTCATCGTCGACATGGTCGTCGCTTCCATCCTCCTCGCTATGGGTATGATGATGCTCCCACCCGTCATGATCTCACTCCCCTTTAAACTCCTCCTCTTCGTTATGGTCGACGGCTGGAACCTCCTCACTGGCTCACTCGTCAACAGCTTCTTTTATTAA